The Polypterus senegalus isolate Bchr_013 unplaced genomic scaffold, ASM1683550v1 scaffold_2189, whole genome shotgun sequence sequence atggctgaagcccagctgtttgtatcacaggatgagttcacctgctcggtgtgtctggacaccctgactgaccccgtcACCATCCCCTGTGGACATAATTTCTGTCTCAAGTGCCTCACGGACTGCTGGGAAAAGAGCCAAGTgtgcagctgtcctcagtgcagacacaccttcaccacaaggcctgagctgaacagaaacactttgctgaatgaagtcatcaagaaattaaagaagacgaCACTCAGTTCTCCTCCTCCTCAGAATTATGCAGGCCCTGGAGacgtggagtgtgacttctgtactggtaagaagttcagagcagtgaagtcctgtctcacctgcccggcctcctactgtcagactcacctgcagctTCACTATGAAGGAGATGCCCTGAAGCACCACAAACTGActgatcctgatagaaatctgaaggagaaactctgtgagaaacatcagaaaagtctggagatattctgtaaaactgatgattcctgtatctgcatgatgtgtgtgGTGACTGAACATAATGGGCATAAAATGGTCGAGCTGGAGacggaaagagaagagaaagaggtgagtggagtttagtgtttaatggaaactgtttgaataactttgagttaaggaatttgtacatttaatgtgacagagaaatctattcatctacagtaaaactcga is a genomic window containing:
- the LOC120521883 gene encoding E3 ubiquitin/ISG15 ligase TRIM25-like; protein product: MAEAQLFVSQDEFTCSVCLDTLTDPVTIPCGHNFCLKCLTDCWEKSQVCSCPQCRHTFTTRPELNRNTLLNEVIKKLKKTTLSSPPPQNYAGPGDVECDFCTGKKFRAVKSCLTCPASYCQTHLQLHYEGDALKHHKLTDPDRNLKEKLCEKHQKSLEIFCKTDDSCICMMCVVTEHNGHKMVELETEREEKE